From the genome of Phycodurus eques isolate BA_2022a chromosome 22, UOR_Pequ_1.1, whole genome shotgun sequence, one region includes:
- the LOC133396933 gene encoding transmembrane and coiled-coil domain protein 3-like isoform X2, which translates to MAERSGCDVLSIPVPMRRGGSESNLDAVDGVGRNGVGLDFHRGALGIDSLQQKILKVTEQIKVEQTARDQNVAEYLKLVNNADKQQVVRIRQVFEKKNQKSAHSIARLQRKLEQYHRRARDSEANGKHGHKDGARDSGGHSKEGNLRDVSSSGRHPALDKVKTIGPGVSLSPPFFFNKSRGFANLIRNKYGSADNIAHLKSMDAGSGLHAEGGGRGLGGSATTVAKAGKYHSDDECSTGTSASVDSNGNPAGGSAAGSGGGARSDGTGRLAEVLDVVRGIREAQTQLGDDIEALNTQFKRDYGYFTQVLHEERYRYERLEDQLNDLTELHQHETSNLKQELASIEEKVAYQAYERARDIQEVLESCQTRVSKLELQQQQQQLTVQLENSDAKVLLGKCINIMLAFATVILVCVSTAAKFAAPLLRSRLRLALTCVGVALLAVLWKNWEHLQRSVERLLLPH; encoded by the exons ATG GCGGAGCGTAGCGGCTGCGATGTCCTCAGCATTCCGGTGCCCATGCGGCGCGGCGGCTCCGAGTCCAACCTGGACGCGGTGGACGGCGTGGGACGCAACGGCGTGGGCCTGGACTTCCACAGGGGGGCGCTGGGCATCGACAGCCTGCAGCAGAAGATCCTCAAG GTGACGGAGCAGATCAAGGTGGAGCAGACGGCGCGGGACCAGAATGTGGCGGAGTACCTGAAGCTGGTCAATAACGCCGACAAGCAGCAG GTGGTGCGCATCCGTCAGGTGTTTGAGAAGAAGAACCAGAAGTCGGCGCACTCCATCGCCAGGCTGCAGAGGAAGCTGGAGCAGTACCACCGGCGCGCCAGGGACAGCGAGGCCAACGGCAAGCACGGCCACAAGGACGGCGCCCGGGACTCGGGCGGCCACAGCAAGGAGGGCAACCTGCGCGACGTCAGCTCCTCGGGGCGGCACCCCGCGCTGGACAAAGTCAAGACCATCGGGCCGGGCGTGTCGCTCTCGCCTCCGTTCTTCTTCAACAAGTCGCGCGGCTTCGCCAATCTCATCCGCAACAAGTACGGCAGCGCCGACAACATCGCACACCTCAAGAGCATGGACGCTGGGTCGGGGCTCCACGCCGAGGGCGGCGGCCGGGGCCTGGGCGGCAGCGCCACCACCGTGGCCAAGGCCGGGAAGTACCACAGCGACGACGAGTGCTCCACCGGAACCTCGGCCTCCGTCGACTCCAACGGCAACCCGGCCGGGGGCTCGGCGGCCGGCTCGGGCGGCGGCGCCAGGTCCGACGGCACCGGGCGGCTGGCGGAGGTCCTGGACGTGGTCCGCGGCATCCGGGAGGCTCAGACCCAGCTGGGGGACGACATCGAGGCGCTCAACACGCAGTTTAAACGCGACTACGGATACTTCACGCAGGTGCTGCACGAGGAGCGGTACAG GTACGAGCGCCTGGAGGACCAGCTGAACGACCTGACGGAGCTCCACCAGCACGAGACCAGCAACCTGAAGCAGGAGCTGGCCAGCATCGAGGAGAAGGTGGCCTACCAGGCCTACGAGAGGGCGCGGGACATCCAG GAGGTGCTGGAGTCGTGCCAGACGCGCGTGTCCAAGCTGGAgcttcagcagcagcagcagcagctgacGGTGCAGCTGGAGAACTCGGACGCCAAGGTGCTGCTGGGCAAGTGCATCAACATCATGCTGGCCTTCGCCACCGTCATCCTGGTGTGCGTGTCCACGGCGGCCAAGTTCGCCGCACCGCTCCTGCGCAGCCGCCTGCGCCTGGCGCTCACCTGCGTGGGCGTGGCCCTGCTGGCGGTGCTGTGGAAGAACTGGGAGCATTTGCAGCGCTCCGTGGAACGGCTGCTGCTGCCGCACTGA
- the eri1 gene encoding 3'-5' exoribonuclease 1, giving the protein MEEHKENIHGKDVNVKMSNGDEDDKLKPGSTICAKEVEDAPQASNSNFSHPVYKEIALANGHINRMSKEELRNKLSQLKLDTRGVKDVMKKRLKSHYKKQKLTQSAANEGQGDAYYDYICVVDFEATCEEDNPPDYPHEIIEFPMVLINTHTLEIVGTFQEYVKPELCPTLSDFCVKLTGITQEMVDAAKPFPVVLKRVVKWLEERELGTKYKYTFLTDGAWDMSKFLNIQCRVSQIRYPQFARKWINIRKSYGNFYKVPRTQTKLSTMLDKLGLEYEGRPHSGLDDSRNIARVALRMLQDGCQLRANEHMHAGQLLTIPSSAPLEGSPAPRWPGNRK; this is encoded by the exons ATGGAAGAGCACAAGGAAAATATTCATGGAAAGGACGTCAACGTGAAGATGTCAAACGGAGACGAGGATGATAAG TTGAAGCCCGGCAGCACCATATGTGCCAAAGAAGTAGAAGATGCCCCTCAGGCATCCAACAGCAACTTCAGCCACCCCGTGTACAAGGAGATCGCCTTGGCCAACGGTCACATCAACCGCATGTCCAAGGAGGAGCTGCGCAACAAGTTGTCTCAGCTCAAGCTCGACACCAG AGGTGTGAAGGACGTTATGAAGAAGCGACTAAAGAGCCACTACAAGAAGCAGAAGCTGACGCAGTCGGCGGCCAACGAGGGGCAGGGAGACGCTTACTACGACTACATCTGCGTGGTGGACTTTGAGGCCACGTGCGAGGAGGACAACCCTCCTGACTACCCGCACGAAATCATCGAGTTCCCCATGGTGCTCATCAACACGCACACCCTGGAGATT GTGGGAACCTTTCAGGAATATGTCAAACCCGAGTTGTGCCCGACGCTGTCAGACTTCTGTGTGAAGCTCACGGGAATAACGcag GAAATGGTGGATGCAGCCAAGCCGTTCCCGGTGGTCCTGAAACGAGTGGTGAAGTGGCTTGAGGAGAGGGAGTTGGGcaccaaatacaaatacacgTTCCTCACTGATGG CGCGTGGGACATGAGCAAGTTCCTCAACATCCAATGCCGCGTCAGCCAGATCCGATACCCGCAGTTTGCCAGGAAGTGGATCAACATCCGCAAGTCCTACGGCAACTTCTACAAG GTGCCGCGCACGCAGACCAAGCTGAGCACCATGCTGGACAAGCTGGGCCTGGAGTACGAGGGCCGCCCCCACTCAGGTCTGGACGACTCGCGTAACATCGCCCGCGTGGCGCTGCGCATGCTGCAGGACGGCTGCCAGCTGCGCGCAAACGAGCACATGCACGCCGGCCAGTTGCTCACCATCCCCAGCTCGGCGCCCCTGGAGGGATCCCCGGCACCTCGCTGGCCCGGCAACCGCAAGTAG
- the LOC133396933 gene encoding transmembrane and coiled-coil domain protein 3-like isoform X1, producing the protein MAVFGVNGFQLLTPSWISSSGGVQAERSGCDVLSIPVPMRRGGSESNLDAVDGVGRNGVGLDFHRGALGIDSLQQKILKVTEQIKVEQTARDQNVAEYLKLVNNADKQQVVRIRQVFEKKNQKSAHSIARLQRKLEQYHRRARDSEANGKHGHKDGARDSGGHSKEGNLRDVSSSGRHPALDKVKTIGPGVSLSPPFFFNKSRGFANLIRNKYGSADNIAHLKSMDAGSGLHAEGGGRGLGGSATTVAKAGKYHSDDECSTGTSASVDSNGNPAGGSAAGSGGGARSDGTGRLAEVLDVVRGIREAQTQLGDDIEALNTQFKRDYGYFTQVLHEERYRYERLEDQLNDLTELHQHETSNLKQELASIEEKVAYQAYERARDIQEVLESCQTRVSKLELQQQQQQLTVQLENSDAKVLLGKCINIMLAFATVILVCVSTAAKFAAPLLRSRLRLALTCVGVALLAVLWKNWEHLQRSVERLLLPH; encoded by the exons ATGGCGGTGTTTGGCGTGAATGGCTTTCAACTGCTGACACCTTCCTGGATTAGTTCCTCCGGGGGCGTTCAG GCGGAGCGTAGCGGCTGCGATGTCCTCAGCATTCCGGTGCCCATGCGGCGCGGCGGCTCCGAGTCCAACCTGGACGCGGTGGACGGCGTGGGACGCAACGGCGTGGGCCTGGACTTCCACAGGGGGGCGCTGGGCATCGACAGCCTGCAGCAGAAGATCCTCAAG GTGACGGAGCAGATCAAGGTGGAGCAGACGGCGCGGGACCAGAATGTGGCGGAGTACCTGAAGCTGGTCAATAACGCCGACAAGCAGCAG GTGGTGCGCATCCGTCAGGTGTTTGAGAAGAAGAACCAGAAGTCGGCGCACTCCATCGCCAGGCTGCAGAGGAAGCTGGAGCAGTACCACCGGCGCGCCAGGGACAGCGAGGCCAACGGCAAGCACGGCCACAAGGACGGCGCCCGGGACTCGGGCGGCCACAGCAAGGAGGGCAACCTGCGCGACGTCAGCTCCTCGGGGCGGCACCCCGCGCTGGACAAAGTCAAGACCATCGGGCCGGGCGTGTCGCTCTCGCCTCCGTTCTTCTTCAACAAGTCGCGCGGCTTCGCCAATCTCATCCGCAACAAGTACGGCAGCGCCGACAACATCGCACACCTCAAGAGCATGGACGCTGGGTCGGGGCTCCACGCCGAGGGCGGCGGCCGGGGCCTGGGCGGCAGCGCCACCACCGTGGCCAAGGCCGGGAAGTACCACAGCGACGACGAGTGCTCCACCGGAACCTCGGCCTCCGTCGACTCCAACGGCAACCCGGCCGGGGGCTCGGCGGCCGGCTCGGGCGGCGGCGCCAGGTCCGACGGCACCGGGCGGCTGGCGGAGGTCCTGGACGTGGTCCGCGGCATCCGGGAGGCTCAGACCCAGCTGGGGGACGACATCGAGGCGCTCAACACGCAGTTTAAACGCGACTACGGATACTTCACGCAGGTGCTGCACGAGGAGCGGTACAG GTACGAGCGCCTGGAGGACCAGCTGAACGACCTGACGGAGCTCCACCAGCACGAGACCAGCAACCTGAAGCAGGAGCTGGCCAGCATCGAGGAGAAGGTGGCCTACCAGGCCTACGAGAGGGCGCGGGACATCCAG GAGGTGCTGGAGTCGTGCCAGACGCGCGTGTCCAAGCTGGAgcttcagcagcagcagcagcagctgacGGTGCAGCTGGAGAACTCGGACGCCAAGGTGCTGCTGGGCAAGTGCATCAACATCATGCTGGCCTTCGCCACCGTCATCCTGGTGTGCGTGTCCACGGCGGCCAAGTTCGCCGCACCGCTCCTGCGCAGCCGCCTGCGCCTGGCGCTCACCTGCGTGGGCGTGGCCCTGCTGGCGGTGCTGTGGAAGAACTGGGAGCATTTGCAGCGCTCCGTGGAACGGCTGCTGCTGCCGCACTGA
- the LOC133396933 gene encoding transmembrane and coiled-coil domain protein 3-like isoform X3, giving the protein MRRGGSESNLDAVDGVGRNGVGLDFHRGALGIDSLQQKILKVTEQIKVEQTARDQNVAEYLKLVNNADKQQVVRIRQVFEKKNQKSAHSIARLQRKLEQYHRRARDSEANGKHGHKDGARDSGGHSKEGNLRDVSSSGRHPALDKVKTIGPGVSLSPPFFFNKSRGFANLIRNKYGSADNIAHLKSMDAGSGLHAEGGGRGLGGSATTVAKAGKYHSDDECSTGTSASVDSNGNPAGGSAAGSGGGARSDGTGRLAEVLDVVRGIREAQTQLGDDIEALNTQFKRDYGYFTQVLHEERYRYERLEDQLNDLTELHQHETSNLKQELASIEEKVAYQAYERARDIQEVLESCQTRVSKLELQQQQQQLTVQLENSDAKVLLGKCINIMLAFATVILVCVSTAAKFAAPLLRSRLRLALTCVGVALLAVLWKNWEHLQRSVERLLLPH; this is encoded by the exons ATGCGGCGCGGCGGCTCCGAGTCCAACCTGGACGCGGTGGACGGCGTGGGACGCAACGGCGTGGGCCTGGACTTCCACAGGGGGGCGCTGGGCATCGACAGCCTGCAGCAGAAGATCCTCAAG GTGACGGAGCAGATCAAGGTGGAGCAGACGGCGCGGGACCAGAATGTGGCGGAGTACCTGAAGCTGGTCAATAACGCCGACAAGCAGCAG GTGGTGCGCATCCGTCAGGTGTTTGAGAAGAAGAACCAGAAGTCGGCGCACTCCATCGCCAGGCTGCAGAGGAAGCTGGAGCAGTACCACCGGCGCGCCAGGGACAGCGAGGCCAACGGCAAGCACGGCCACAAGGACGGCGCCCGGGACTCGGGCGGCCACAGCAAGGAGGGCAACCTGCGCGACGTCAGCTCCTCGGGGCGGCACCCCGCGCTGGACAAAGTCAAGACCATCGGGCCGGGCGTGTCGCTCTCGCCTCCGTTCTTCTTCAACAAGTCGCGCGGCTTCGCCAATCTCATCCGCAACAAGTACGGCAGCGCCGACAACATCGCACACCTCAAGAGCATGGACGCTGGGTCGGGGCTCCACGCCGAGGGCGGCGGCCGGGGCCTGGGCGGCAGCGCCACCACCGTGGCCAAGGCCGGGAAGTACCACAGCGACGACGAGTGCTCCACCGGAACCTCGGCCTCCGTCGACTCCAACGGCAACCCGGCCGGGGGCTCGGCGGCCGGCTCGGGCGGCGGCGCCAGGTCCGACGGCACCGGGCGGCTGGCGGAGGTCCTGGACGTGGTCCGCGGCATCCGGGAGGCTCAGACCCAGCTGGGGGACGACATCGAGGCGCTCAACACGCAGTTTAAACGCGACTACGGATACTTCACGCAGGTGCTGCACGAGGAGCGGTACAG GTACGAGCGCCTGGAGGACCAGCTGAACGACCTGACGGAGCTCCACCAGCACGAGACCAGCAACCTGAAGCAGGAGCTGGCCAGCATCGAGGAGAAGGTGGCCTACCAGGCCTACGAGAGGGCGCGGGACATCCAG GAGGTGCTGGAGTCGTGCCAGACGCGCGTGTCCAAGCTGGAgcttcagcagcagcagcagcagctgacGGTGCAGCTGGAGAACTCGGACGCCAAGGTGCTGCTGGGCAAGTGCATCAACATCATGCTGGCCTTCGCCACCGTCATCCTGGTGTGCGTGTCCACGGCGGCCAAGTTCGCCGCACCGCTCCTGCGCAGCCGCCTGCGCCTGGCGCTCACCTGCGTGGGCGTGGCCCTGCTGGCGGTGCTGTGGAAGAACTGGGAGCATTTGCAGCGCTCCGTGGAACGGCTGCTGCTGCCGCACTGA